A window of Diabrotica virgifera virgifera chromosome 9, PGI_DIABVI_V3a contains these coding sequences:
- the LOC126891370 gene encoding uncharacterized protein LOC126891370 codes for MLYSPHQNINENEIEETWEQQFGEQAMKNAVLDERENSIKKGKRGKWNSEQKNVLKTAFKDHIKNKKAPRKEETELIMKKHKDLFKDKTWATVKAFVYNCYKG; via the exons ATGCTTTACTCACCAC ATCAAAATATTAATGAAAATGAAATAGAAGAAACGTGGGAACAGCAATTCGGAGAACAAGCAATGAAAAATGCGGTATTAG ATGAAAGggaaaatagtataaaaaaaggAAAGCGAGGAAAGTGGAATTCAgagcaaaaaaatgtattgaaaacAGCTTTCAAAGAtcacataaaaaacaaaaaagctcCGAGAAAAGAAGAAACCGAGTTGATAATGAAAAAACATAAAGATTTATTCAAGGATAAGACGTGGGCCACAGTGAAAGCTTTTGTTTATAACTGTTATAAAGGTTAA